In Pseudomonadota bacterium, the genomic window TCGGACGTCGCCGGCGACGGCACCACGACCGCGACCGTGCTCGCCCAGATCATGTACCGCGAGGGCGCCAAGCTCGTGACCGCGGGCCACAACCCGATGTCTATCAAGCGCGGCATGGACAAGGCGGTCAAGGCGGTGGTCGAGAACCTCGAGAAGATGAGCAAGAAGGTCAAGGACCGGCAGGAGATCGGCCAGGTCGGTACGATCAGCGCGAACGGCGAGGCGACGATCGGCGAGATGATCGCCGAGGCGATGGAGAAGGTCGGCAAGGAGGGCGTGATCACGGTCGAGGAGGCCAAGGCGATGGAGTCCACGATGGAGGTCGTGGAGGGGATGCAGTTCGACCGCGGCTACCTCTCGCCCTACTTCGTCACCGATCCCGAGCGGATGGAGGCGGTCTACGAGGACGCGCTCATCCTGATCCACGAGAAGAAGATCTCCAACATGAAGGATCTCCTCCCGATCCTCGAGCAGGTGGCGCGCATGTCGAAGCCGCTCCTGATCGTCGCCGAGGACGTGGACGGCGAGGCGCTCGCGACGCTCGTCGTGAACAAGCTGCGCGGCACGCTGAACACCGTGGCGGTCAAGGCGCCGGGCTTCGGCGACAGGCGCAAGGAGATGCTCAAGGACCTCGCCATCCTCC contains:
- the groEL gene encoding chaperonin GroEL, giving the protein MATKEIKFDESARSLILRGVDTLAEAVKVTLGPKGRNVVIDKSFGGPAVTKDGVTVAKEIELENRFENMGAQMVKEVASKTSDVAGDGTTTATVLAQIMYREGAKLVTAGHNPMSIKRGMDKAVKAVVENLEKMSKKVKDRQEIGQVGTISANGEATIGEMIAEAMEKVGKEGVITVEEAKAMESTMEVVEGMQFDRGYLSPYFVTDPERMEAVYEDALILIHEKKISNMKDLLPILEQVARMSKPLLIVAEDVDGEALATLVVNKLRGTLNTVAVKAPGFGDRRKEMLKDLAIL